The following coding sequences lie in one Candidatus Margulisiibacteriota bacterium genomic window:
- a CDS encoding S8 family serine peptidase, producing the protein MRRTAIAIFLLLFLAASVMAEITPGQVVVKFKPGAFSSKSPVGVISSAMIGAASIRALNEKHGIYRYKQIYSEALKIRPDWAHLENDYILFFPTSESQSAIINEFEKDQNVVAAQANGVVRAFQIIPNDTYFAQEWGLTKIMAPNAWDRTTGASTNIVAVMDTGLNYSHEDIAGKVDLAHAKDLYNGDNDPRDDNGHGTAISGVIGAISNNSKGVAGVDWQVTILPIKVLNRDGVGDPATISAGLAYLAALKSSGVNIVAVNLSLGQYNEGPDMYVEENPANMRDRCLDAYNQGIVVVAAAGNGSVDWNTYPAYYPTVLAVSATGTDDKRSVWSGLDEQTFRTQASNYGSWVDIAAPGTNIFSMNMDGTYSAGWNGTSLAAPFVAGAVSLLKAAEPTLTNAQIMDRLKKTADPIDALQEPAYKGLLGSGRLNLSQATIGLLTEITVPVSGSYIKGLVQISGTASGWNFGGYTIEAYRASSLEVIVAHSALEVDNGTLANWDTAGINGALTLKLKAVATTGGSSETSVNVIVDNTPPDAAIIYPTSGGSIEGAITITGRATDENLDNYVIEYGQGAAPAYYQALGTFYTSARNVLATWETTGLSGPYILRLTVTDLAGNISRTELTVNISKVSSSLAPGVVTFALPNPFDRNNGSSTTFYYQLQANANTSVNLFELGGNMIWQKSYLAGENGAKAGVNNPAWDGKNLFGANVPTGVYLYQIISDRKVVGRGKVIILN; encoded by the coding sequence ATGCGCAGGACAGCCATAGCGATATTTTTACTGCTCTTTTTGGCCGCGAGCGTAATGGCCGAGATCACCCCGGGGCAGGTTGTTGTAAAATTTAAACCAGGCGCTTTTTCTTCGAAGAGTCCGGTTGGGGTTATTTCTTCGGCAATGATCGGCGCCGCTTCGATCAGGGCTCTGAACGAAAAACATGGGATTTATCGCTACAAGCAAATTTATAGCGAAGCGCTAAAGATCCGCCCTGACTGGGCCCATCTTGAGAATGATTATATCCTTTTCTTTCCCACCTCGGAAAGCCAATCAGCAATAATAAATGAATTTGAAAAGGACCAGAATGTTGTTGCTGCCCAGGCAAACGGGGTGGTCCGGGCCTTTCAGATAATCCCAAACGATACTTACTTTGCGCAGGAGTGGGGACTGACCAAGATAATGGCGCCAAACGCCTGGGACAGGACGACCGGGGCGAGCACAAATATCGTAGCGGTTATGGACACCGGGTTAAATTATAGCCATGAGGATATTGCCGGGAAAGTTGACCTGGCTCATGCCAAGGATTTGTACAACGGGGATAATGACCCAAGAGATGATAATGGCCACGGCACCGCTATTTCCGGAGTGATCGGCGCGATCTCAAATAACAGCAAAGGGGTTGCGGGCGTGGATTGGCAAGTCACGATCCTGCCGATCAAAGTTCTTAACCGGGACGGAGTTGGGGATCCGGCGACGATCAGCGCGGGGCTGGCTTATCTGGCGGCCCTAAAATCATCCGGAGTGAACATTGTTGCCGTGAACCTGAGCCTTGGCCAATATAACGAAGGGCCGGATATGTATGTTGAGGAAAACCCGGCAAACATGAGAGACCGCTGCCTGGACGCTTACAACCAGGGGATCGTTGTTGTTGCCGCCGCCGGGAATGGGAGCGTTGACTGGAATACTTATCCGGCATATTATCCAACGGTATTGGCGGTATCGGCAACCGGGACCGACGACAAAAGATCTGTCTGGTCAGGGCTCGACGAGCAGACCTTTAGGACCCAGGCGTCAAATTACGGATCCTGGGTAGATATTGCCGCGCCGGGAACAAACATCTTTAGCATGAATATGGATGGGACATACAGCGCCGGTTGGAACGGGACCTCTTTGGCCGCTCCTTTTGTTGCCGGAGCGGTATCATTGTTAAAGGCGGCCGAACCTACATTGACCAATGCGCAGATCATGGACAGGCTGAAGAAAACAGCTGATCCTATTGATGCGTTGCAAGAGCCGGCCTATAAAGGCTTGCTGGGGAGCGGCCGGCTTAACTTGAGCCAGGCGACCATCGGGCTGCTTACAGAGATAACCGTCCCAGTCAGTGGCAGTTACATTAAAGGATTGGTCCAGATCAGCGGGACGGCGAGCGGCTGGAATTTTGGCGGGTATACTATTGAGGCTTACCGCGCGTCCTCTTTGGAAGTGATCGTGGCGCATAGCGCCTTAGAGGTTGATAATGGAACCTTGGCCAATTGGGACACCGCCGGGATCAATGGGGCGCTAACCCTGAAATTAAAAGCAGTTGCAACGACAGGCGGTTCATCAGAAACCAGCGTTAATGTAATTGTTGATAATACGCCCCCTGATGCGGCAATCATTTACCCGACCAGCGGAGGGTCGATCGAAGGGGCAATTACTATAACCGGAAGAGCAACCGATGAAAACCTGGACAACTACGTCATTGAATATGGCCAGGGAGCGGCGCCGGCCTATTACCAGGCCCTGGGAACATTTTACACGTCAGCACGCAATGTCCTGGCAACCTGGGAGACGACCGGGTTGAGCGGCCCATATATTTTGAGGCTGACCGTGACCGATTTGGCGGGGAATATTTCCAGAACGGAGCTGACGGTTAACATAAGCAAGGTCTCTTCTTCTCTTGCCCCCGGAGTCGTTACTTTTGCACTCCCCAACCCGTTTGACCGCAACAATGGGAGCAGCACGACCTTTTATTACCAATTGCAGGCGAACGCCAATACGTCGGTCAATCTTTTTGAACTTGGGGGAAATATGATCTGGCAGAAGAGCTACCTTGCCGGTGAGAACGGAGCCAAGGCGGGAGTGAATAACCCGGCTTGGGACGGGAAAAATCTTTTTGGCGCAAACGTTCCGACCGGGGTTTATTTATACCAAATAATTTCCGACCGTAAGGTCGTTGGCCGGGGCAAAGTAATTATCCTCAATTAA